A window from Citrus sinensis cultivar Valencia sweet orange chromosome 3, DVS_A1.0, whole genome shotgun sequence encodes these proteins:
- the LOC102627156 gene encoding uncharacterized protein LOC102627156 has translation MGNCSLKGIVDTNDCPNFIRVLTDSGRILEFTSPKLAREVLENYPGYGIFPRGQASSPLADHESLVSGLFYYLLPLGKDHKLCDDVVRHRKQEERHKKLEAECMELMDPPKMSSADFVENLATGSALEVLPSHGNGVWKVKLAINTKQLEEILSEQVNTEALIEKMRMAASSAASLTPRRTKSSWVVGWKPALSNVFKAPIIVNEKMRQS, from the coding sequence ATGGGTAATTGTTCTCTCAAAGGGATAGTTGACACTAACGACTGTCCAAATTTCATTCGGGTTTTAACGGATTCCGGGAGGATACTGGAATTCACGAGTCCCAAATTAGCTCGAGAAGTCCTGGAAAATTATCCAGGCTATGGCATTTTTCCGCGAGGCCAGGCTTCATCGCCTTTAGCTGATCATGAAAGTTTAGTCAGCGGCCTTTTTTACTATCTGCTTCCCCTGGGCAAGGATCATAAGCTTTGTGATGATGTGGTCAGACACAGAAAGCAAGAGGAGCGACACAAGAAGCTAGAGGCGGAGTGCATGGAACTAATGGACCCACCAAAGATGTCCTCTGCAGATTTTGTTGAGAATTTGGCAACTGGATCAGCTCTTGAAGTTCTGCCATCGCATGGGAATGGAGTTTGGAAAGTGAAGTTGGCGATTAACACTAAGCAGTTGGAGGAGATTCTGTCGGAACAAGTTAATACCGAGGCGCTGATtgagaaaatgagaatggCTGCAAGCTCAGCAGCTAGCCTCACGCCGAGGAGAACCAAAAGCTCTTGGGTTGTGGGTTGGAAGCCAGCTCTTTCCAATGTATTCAAGGCCCCCATTATTGTTAATGAGAAAATGAGGCAAAGTTAG
- the LOC102627451 gene encoding RNA polymerase II transcriptional coactivator KELP, with product MKAETKAKIEGTVREILVKSDMTETTEFQIRKQASEKMGLDLSQPEYKAFVRHVVTTFLEEQDQKSKEEQEEEEEEENEAVKNDNAEYDDEGNLIICQLNKKRRVTIQDFKGKTLVSIREYYTKGGKELPSAKGISLTEEQWSALRKNVSAIDTAVKKMQSRIM from the exons ATGAAAGCTGAAACTAAAGCCAAAATCGAAGGTACGGTCCGAGAAATACTGGTGAAATCGGACATGACCGAAACGACAGAGTTTCAAATTCGGAAACAGGCTTCGGAAAAGATGGGACTCGATCTCTCACAACCAGAGTACAAGGCTTTTGTTAGACACGTAGTCACTACCTTCCTCGAAGAACAAGATCAGAAGTCcaaagaagaacaagaagaggaagaggaagaggaaaatgaagCAGTTAAAAATGATAACGCTGAGTATGATGACGAGGGGAATCTCATTATTTGCCAA CTGAATAAGAAGAGGAGGGTGACGATTCAAGATTTTAAAGGCAAGACTTTGGTTTCGATACGGGAATATTATACAAAAGGCGGCAAAGAACTTCCTTCTGCCAAAG GAATATCATTGACTGAGGAACAATGGTCAGCCCTCAGGAAGAATGTATCTGCCATAGACACAGCTGTCAAGAAGATGCAGTCACGGATCATGTGA